GTTCGCGGACTCGGTCACCGCCGCGAAGGACGAGCTGACCAAGCTCGACCAGGCGATCGGGGACGGTGACCACGGCTCGAACATGAGCCGTGGTCTCACCCAGGCCGTCGCCAAGCTGGCCGGGGACACCCCCGGCGACGTGCTCAAGGGCGTCGGCCGGACGCTGATCTCGACCGTCGGCGGCGCGTCGGGCCCGCTGTACGGGACGGCGTTCCGGGAGGCGGGCAAGGCGCTCGGGGACGCGGCGAGCGCGGACGACACGGCGTTCGCGGCGGCGCTGCGGGCGGGAATGGACGGGATCATCCGGCTCGGCAAGGCCGAGACCGGCGACAAGACCATGATCGACGCCTGGACGCCGGCGCTGGCGGCGCTGGACGCGGCGCTGGCCGGCGGCTCCTCGCTCGCCGACGCGACGGCCGCGGCGGCGGCGGCGGCGGCCGACGGCGCCGAGGCGACGATCCCACTGCAGGCCCGCAAGGGCCGGGCGTCCTACCTCGGGCCGCGCTCGGTCGGCCACCAGGACCCCGGCGCCACCTCGACGACGATGCTCTTCGCCACCCTGGCCAAAGCCGCCGGCTAGTCTCCGGCGGCCATCATCGGCCGCCGGGGGCTCCGTTCGCTCCTCGGGATTCTCGCGTCCGTCCACCCACTCGCCGCGTGAACGGCGCCGCCCACGGCCGGACGGCCCGCCGGGCCAGGGCATCGCGAGCGCCGAGCCGAGCCGGGAAACGGCGCCGCCCACGGCCGGACGGCCCGCCTGGTGCAGGGACCCCGGGCATCGCGAGCGCCGAGCCGAGCCGGGAACGGCGCCGACCACGCGGGCGGTATCCGTCCTGAGCGCTACCACTGGGAGTGGTAGTTGCCACTCC
This genomic interval from Mycobacteriales bacterium contains the following:
- the dhaL gene encoding dihydroxyacetone kinase subunit DhaL gives rise to the protein MPVDAELARSWVTGFADSVTAAKDELTKLDQAIGDGDHGSNMSRGLTQAVAKLAGDTPGDVLKGVGRTLISTVGGASGPLYGTAFREAGKALGDAASADDTAFAAALRAGMDGIIRLGKAETGDKTMIDAWTPALAALDAALAGGSSLADATAAAAAAAADGAEATIPLQARKGRASYLGPRSVGHQDPGATSTTMLFATLAKAAG